TTCTAAAGGCTCATGGCATGTAATGGTTGATGTGTTGACAATAAACTAGTCTGTTAATTTCTGATCGCATACACGACGCTGAATGGTGACCAACTGCTTGATCCATTGGCCATGCCAGACTCTGCATTTTACTCCCCAGTAAATTGCAGAGGCTCTCACATCAAAACACTGAAGAAGAATGCTGTTTGTTCTACAGGGGGTGCAAGTTTTCTGCGGAGGAAGAGCGCGTGGTGCTCGAGCTTCAGGCGCAGTTCGGGAACAAATGGGCCAGGATCGCGACGTACCTTCCCGGCCGGACGGACAACGACGTCAAGAACTTCTGGAGCACGCGGCAGAAGCGGCTGGCGAGGCTCCTCCGGGCGCCGATGCCCCGCCGGAGGCCCGGCAAGCAGAGCTGCGGAGCTTCTTCCTCCCATGCCTACGAGTTGCCCGCTCCCAAGGTGACCGACTGTTGCCTGTATCTTGTCAGTCTGTTCttcgtttccttttttttttcctgaacagAGTAGCGGTCTCTACCTAGTTGTTCTTTTCCTGCACTGCATTTCTGAAACAGCTACTCCCTCTGGAACTTGCCGAGACATTAATGCTCTGAACAATGATTTGTTTCAATTTCGATTTAGCATCATAATTTGAAAAGAAATAGCTGAACGTCACTCCTCACTCAACTATTCCCCATCTGAaaactgaaactctgaacatTCCGGTATCTCTGTCAGAGTCCGTGCATGGAGATGATCCCCTTCcaggagacgacgacgacgcaccGCATCGgcgagagcagcagcagcagccaggagCCAACCACGGCGAACCAGCACACCGCCGCCGCACATTTCCCGGGAGCGTacggcctgccgccgcctcccatccCGCTACCCATCATGCACGCCGGAGCCGAACGCGGCTCGTCCGGCGCCTGTCCGACGACGGCTCTCCTGCTGCCTTACGGCAGCGGCACCGGGAACCCGGTCAACGGCGTTGACCCGCTGGTTTTCGTCGACCCCGCTGCCTCCCCGGAGCCGCTGGAGGTGGTGCCGCGGGGCCCGTTCTTCGGCCTCGACGACGCCTACGTGCACGCCGGCCGCGCGCTGCACGGGGACGTGGGTGGAGTGCGCTTCGATGACCTCCCGCCGGAGACGTTCGACTTCTTCGAGCTCCCTCACCTGCCGGCGTTCCCACCTccgttcccgccgccgcctccctcgccgtccgacCAACTGTAGGGTGAGTGGGTGACTGGTAACAGCTGAGCTGACTAATGGCCAAATATTACTGGCATGATAAACCATGAATTATCATTTGTTGAAGTACCAAGTAGCGTCGCCCACTCGCTGTCAAGATGTATGAGCCACACTAATGTTTAGTCACTACTCCCTCCAccccaaattataaattattattcgttttgacttttttagatactTTTACTTATATATCTAAACATAATTATATATCTAaacataaatatatatctagatgcatatcaaaaGATATGTAtataaaaatcaaaacaaataataattttggaaaacaaataataattttgaacggaaataataattttaattttgaaCGGAAGAGTACCTGTCAAATGTTTAGTCACTACTACCTGTTAACTTATTTGTTCAGCATGCTTAATTCTTCGGCAATTGGCTCCCTGTCGACATGCTTAATTCTTCAGTATTTCTTTCTGACCTAGTCTCTATTTGGCACAAAGTTTTCACTGAAACTAAGAGCGTTGTACTTTAAAATAAAATATGTGAAACATTTTCCCTTAAATTAAGCAAGTTTAAATTAAAAGGAAATTGCGGAAAACATTTATTTTGAGTTGTTGGTATTCTCCACAGAGAAGCACCCTCAAAAATTAGCGTCCTTCTACAGCTGGCACGATGTAGTCTTACTCTATTGTCTACTCCAGAAGTATGCGCTAAACGCTGACAGTCCAAACCAAATTGCTAGTCACATGATGTTAGCTTAAATCTAAGAAGATGCTATAGTTATTAATTGTTATTTCCATTTATCCAAAAAATTTGGTTCGAATTGTTGGGAGCCTCCTCTAAGAGAAGGCACCCTCCAAAAATTAGCGTATGCTGCTTATTGTGGCGTGCACACGGTATTCTTTAGTAAAAGGCGAAAGAATAGTTCGCTTTGTGCTCACCACGCAGCTGCGTGCTTTCTACCGCCGCACCCCACCCTCCTTATGTAGCCAGTCTCTCCCCCGCCTCGTCCTTCAGCTAGCGGTGTGGTATTATTCTCCccgcaccagcagcagcagcgccgcgatGCCCCCCGTCCGGCGTCCCCTGTTCCATCGGCTCGGGCTCGGCCCAGCACACATGATAGACTGGGCCACATTCGCTGCTGTTGCGCGCCAGCACAGTCGCGCAGACGTCGGGCCGAGCAAACCGAAACTGGGCCTTCTTAACTTCCGTGGCCCACTA
The genomic region above belongs to Setaria italica strain Yugu1 chromosome VI, Setaria_italica_v2.0, whole genome shotgun sequence and contains:
- the LOC111257730 gene encoding probable transcription factor MYB58; translation: MDPGSGAPFDPKASCRAPVVLLFFALASVCELFHCVVLFSLKWGCKFSAEEERVVLELQAQFGNKWARIATYLPGRTDNDVKNFWSTRQKRLARLLRAPMPRRRPGKQSCGASSSHAYELPAPKSPCMEMIPFQETTTTHRIGESSSSSQEPTTANQHTAAAHFPGAYGLPPPPIPLPIMHAGAERGSSGACPTTALLLPYGSGTGNPVNGVDPLVFVDPAASPEPLEVVPRGPFFGLDDAYVHAGRALHGDVGGVRFDDLPPETFDFFELPHLPAFPPPFPPPPPSPSDQL